In Colwellia sp. PAMC 20917, a single genomic region encodes these proteins:
- the panP gene encoding pyridoxal-dependent aspartate 1-decarboxylase PanP, producing MTTNKRTAKATQESLHSIFTIPEAPDSTLGLIEKEISENLAGFLGNHIAAKERALSEIEKDFASSAIPEEPSFVSDHTRHILDKVVAQSVHTSSPSFIGHMTSALPYFILPLSKLMVGLNQNLVKIETSKAFTPLERQVLGMMHRLVYKDNDHFYEQWMHSANHSLGAFCSGGTVANLTAFWVARNNLLKADGDFKGIAREGLFNALKHYKYDGLVILVSDRGHYSLKKSADILGIGQDSVISIPTDGHNRIDCQKLREKCLELKQRNIRVLSIVGVAGTTETGNIDPLDKMADIAEEFQTHFHVDAAWGGATLLSNKYRPLLKGIERADSVTIDAHKQMYVPMGAGLVVFKNPASVASIEHHAEYILRKGSKDLGSHTLEGSRPGMAMLVYASLHIISRPGYEMLINQGIDRARYFAERINQHADFELITEPELCLLTYRYNPKAVQNLLANSSAEQQDKINDLLDDLTKFIQKRQRENGKSFVSRTRIEVQRYQGRKTVVFRVVLANPLTSNEILNDVLVEQLELAQESETFLPDLLSLT from the coding sequence ATGACGACGAATAAGCGCACAGCAAAAGCGACTCAAGAGTCTTTACACAGTATTTTTACCATTCCAGAAGCACCTGATTCGACATTGGGGCTGATCGAAAAAGAAATATCAGAAAATCTTGCTGGTTTTTTAGGTAATCATATTGCTGCTAAAGAACGTGCCTTAAGCGAAATTGAAAAAGATTTCGCTAGCTCGGCTATTCCCGAAGAACCTAGTTTTGTCTCTGATCATACTCGCCATATTTTAGATAAAGTTGTTGCACAATCAGTGCATACATCAAGCCCAAGTTTTATTGGTCATATGACCTCAGCTTTACCTTACTTTATTTTACCGCTTTCTAAATTGATGGTGGGTTTAAATCAAAATTTAGTCAAAATTGAGACATCAAAAGCATTTACCCCACTTGAACGTCAAGTGCTAGGTATGATGCATCGTTTGGTTTATAAAGATAATGACCATTTTTATGAGCAATGGATGCACAGTGCTAACCATTCATTAGGTGCCTTCTGTTCTGGTGGCACTGTCGCCAATTTAACGGCCTTTTGGGTAGCGCGTAATAATTTGTTGAAAGCTGATGGTGATTTCAAAGGTATTGCACGAGAAGGCTTATTTAACGCATTAAAACATTATAAATATGATGGCTTAGTGATTTTAGTGTCTGACCGTGGCCATTATTCATTAAAGAAGTCTGCTGATATCCTAGGGATTGGTCAGGACAGCGTGATATCAATTCCTACCGATGGCCATAACCGCATTGATTGCCAGAAATTACGTGAAAAATGCCTTGAGTTGAAACAAAGAAACATCCGCGTATTAAGTATTGTTGGCGTTGCTGGTACGACAGAAACAGGTAACATTGATCCATTAGATAAAATGGCTGATATTGCTGAAGAGTTTCAAACACACTTTCATGTCGATGCAGCATGGGGTGGCGCGACATTATTATCAAATAAATACCGTCCACTGCTTAAGGGAATTGAACGCGCTGATTCAGTAACTATCGATGCTCACAAGCAAATGTATGTGCCCATGGGCGCAGGCCTTGTGGTGTTTAAAAATCCGGCTTCTGTGGCTTCTATTGAACACCATGCCGAATATATTTTACGTAAAGGTTCAAAAGATTTAGGCTCTCATACCTTGGAGGGATCAAGACCCGGTATGGCGATGTTGGTTTATGCAAGCTTACATATTATCAGTCGACCTGGTTATGAAATGTTGATTAACCAAGGAATTGACAGAGCACGGTATTTTGCAGAACGCATTAATCAGCATGCTGACTTTGAGTTAATAACTGAACCAGAGTTATGTTTATTAACCTATCGCTACAATCCAAAAGCGGTTCAAAACTTATTAGCAAATAGTTCAGCAGAACAACAAGATAAGATTAATGATTTACTCGATGACCTGACTAAATTTATTCAAAAACGTCAACGTGAAAATGGTAAATCATTTGTTTCACGTACGCGTATTGAAGTGCAGCGTTATCAAGGTCGAAAAACGGTGGTTTTTCGTGTTGTATTGGCGAATCCATTAACCTCCAATGAAATTCTTAATGATGTGCTAGTGGAGCAACTTGAATTGGCT